One segment of Neodiprion fabricii isolate iyNeoFabr1 chromosome 1, iyNeoFabr1.1, whole genome shotgun sequence DNA contains the following:
- the LOC124178598 gene encoding 60S ribosomal protein L15 isoform X2 translates to MVFGTRAKYAGDKWRRLVQRPHLATRWSSSPFLFCFGLQGGIKMGAYKYMQELYRKKQSDVLRFLLRVRCWQYRQLTKMHRAPRPSRPDKARRLGYKAKQGFVIFRIRVRRGGRKRPVPKGATFGKPKSHGVNQLKPTRKLQSIAEERVGRRCGGLRVLNSYWVAQDSSYKYYEIILVDPAHKAIRNDPKVNWICNSVQKHRELRGKTSVGRSSRGLGKGHRYSQTIGGSRRAAWLRRNSLSLRRKR, encoded by the exons ATGGTTTTTGGAACGCGCGCAAAGTACGCCGGCGATAAGTGGCGCCGTCTCGTCCAACGTCCGCACCTCGCTACACGATGGAGTTCAAGTCCTTTCCTTTTCTGTTTCGGATTGCAAGGG GGAATCAAGATGGGTGCATACAAGTATATGCAAGAGCTGTACCGTAAGAAGCAGAGCGATGTGCTCCGTTTCTTGCTTAGAGTTAGATGCTGGCAGTATCGTCAACTCACCAAAATGCATCGTGCTCCCAGGCCATCTCGTCCCGACAAAGCCCGCCGCTTGGGTTACAAGGCTAAGCAAG GCTTTGTCATCTTCAGAATCCGTGTGCGTCGTGGAGGTCGTAAACGCCCTGTACCCAAAGGTGCTACCTTTGGTAAGCCAAAAAGTCATGGGGTGAACCAATTGAAGCCCACACGTAAACTGCAGTCCATTGCCGAG GAACGTGTTGGTCGCCGCTGTGGTGGACTGCGTGTGCTGAACAGCTACTGGGTAGCTCAAGATTCGTCCTACAAATACTATGAAATCATTCTCGTTGACCCTGCACACaag GCAATCCGCAATGATCCTAAGGTAAACTGGATTTGTAACTCGGTACAAAAGCATCGCGAGCTGCGCGGAAAGACTTCAGTAGGCAGGAGTTCACGTGGATTAGGAAAGGGTCATCGTTATTCGCAGACGATCGGTGGATCGCGTCGCGCCGCCTGGTTAAGAAGAAACTCACTCTCGTTGCGCCGAAAGCGTTAA
- the LOC124178598 gene encoding 60S ribosomal protein L15 isoform X1 produces MGAYKYMQELYRKKQSDVLRFLLRVRCWQYRQLTKMHRAPRPSRPDKARRLGYKAKQGFVIFRIRVRRGGRKRPVPKGATFGKPKSHGVNQLKPTRKLQSIAEERVGRRCGGLRVLNSYWVAQDSSYKYYEIILVDPAHKAIRNDPKVNWICNSVQKHRELRGKTSVGRSSRGLGKGHRYSQTIGGSRRAAWLRRNSLSLRRKR; encoded by the exons ATGGGTGCATACAAGTATATGCAAGAGCTGTACCGTAAGAAGCAGAGCGATGTGCTCCGTTTCTTGCTTAGAGTTAGATGCTGGCAGTATCGTCAACTCACCAAAATGCATCGTGCTCCCAGGCCATCTCGTCCCGACAAAGCCCGCCGCTTGGGTTACAAGGCTAAGCAAG GCTTTGTCATCTTCAGAATCCGTGTGCGTCGTGGAGGTCGTAAACGCCCTGTACCCAAAGGTGCTACCTTTGGTAAGCCAAAAAGTCATGGGGTGAACCAATTGAAGCCCACACGTAAACTGCAGTCCATTGCCGAG GAACGTGTTGGTCGCCGCTGTGGTGGACTGCGTGTGCTGAACAGCTACTGGGTAGCTCAAGATTCGTCCTACAAATACTATGAAATCATTCTCGTTGACCCTGCACACaag GCAATCCGCAATGATCCTAAGGTAAACTGGATTTGTAACTCGGTACAAAAGCATCGCGAGCTGCGCGGAAAGACTTCAGTAGGCAGGAGTTCACGTGGATTAGGAAAGGGTCATCGTTATTCGCAGACGATCGGTGGATCGCGTCGCGCCGCCTGGTTAAGAAGAAACTCACTCTCGTTGCGCCGAAAGCGTTAA